The Gasterosteus aculeatus chromosome 12, fGasAcu3.hap1.1, whole genome shotgun sequence DNA window CATGACTGACTTGGAaggaggggaaagagggaggggcggtTCTCGGGGTGTTTTTGTTTAAGGAGACAGCCACATAGAAGCGAATGGCACCCATTGGACTGGTCTTTCCGCCGAGTGCAAGTGTGTGTTGCTCCGGCGGCGCAGTTTAGTTTAGACTCCAGTCATTGTTCCATAACTTCCTTCATTCTCTCACTGTTTCTTCCCTCTGTTTGGTTACTATGGCAATACCAAAGTTGTCAGACTGATGGTTGGCAAATGCTGTGTAAAATAGCAGGAGGCCTGGACTTATTACCCAGTATATATTCTTCTGACTTGACTTCAGACACATTACAAGTATTACAATTTGGCCTGATATACATGtaatatatatcattttatttgtatattttgtaatatttactAACAGATAGTATAGCACAGTGAAcgtatgcatgtatatataatactacatatatatatatatatatatatatatatatatatatatatatatatataatataatacatagAACTGAATCGGTGGTGATTTTATTGGAATTGGAGGTTGTGTAACGTCTCATAAAATCTTCCTGTGCTAACAGTCAAGTGATTTGTTGCCTGTCCATATTTCTTCTTCGGCTACAAAAAATGTTTCGTTTCTCATTTCTCCGAAGGTAAAGCGTTTGTTCCAAAGCAGAAACCAATAGAAACACGCCAGGAAGAAATCACAACCCTTGATCCGGAATTGGAGGAAGCCCTATCCAGCGCCACAGACACAGAACTGTGTGACCTAGCAGGTAGGTCCGCTTTGAGAAAGCTAAGAAGTCATGTTTAAAAGGCCTGCAAAACATTACTCTGTGTGAAGACTCCTGTGCAGAGGAGGATGTTGTTGTCTGCTTTTGCCTGGTCTAATGGGACACGCCACCGCAAGCTCCTTTCACTGTGCCTCGCGGGGCTGACGGGGGGATAAAAGGGCTTACTGAGCAAACTAGCCTGTCAGCTAAGGCGTCTAGATTTGGTTACCTTTTATTCACTGATCCCTTAATAACACCTGCGCTCACACCGACTCCTCACTACAGCTGCTGAGTCTATGGTTTGCTTCTTTTTGCAGCGATCCTCGGTGTTCACACGCTGGTCACCAGTAGCCAGTCATACGATGCATCGAAAGACGGTTACAACAGTAAGTACAATCCTACAAGTCAACCATATAACTGAAATAGAACCTTCACCTGTTCCCCCCTGTTCATTCGACCAGTACCAAAAATCACaattgttgggtttttttgtgCTGGTGACTAAATACGTCCGCTCCGTGTAAATAAGACTTCGCTCCAGAGCCGGGCCGCTGGGTGGTGAGCTGCCGCTGGCCACCAACCTGGCCTTTTCTGTTGCTGTGTAGCTATGTTGGCTAACTAGTAGATAATTGACTTCAAAGTATACAATTTAGGTGAAATTAACCAAATCCTCCATCAATCGTCCACATCCATGGACTCTCTGACATGAGCGGAGGAAGTACAATCACTCTGGATTCGGATGAGGATCAATTTCTCTGCCTGTCTTTCCTAGATGTGATCAAAGGGGAGAAGATGACCCCGGTGTTTGACGAGCCCCCCAATCCCACCAATGTGGAAGAGACTCTGCAGCGGATAAAAAACAACGACAGCTCCCTAACGGAGGTCAACCTGAACAACATCAAGGTACgcaggaacacaaacacaagcttcAGAGCAGCTGCGGGTGAACCTGCTTGTCTTTCCCTGGGCTGATGGCAGTGTGTCTTTGTCATTTGTATTCCAGAACATTCCAATCCCCACGCTGAAGGACTTCGCTAAAGCCTTGGAAAAAAACACGCACGTCAAAAAGTTCAGCCTGGCAGCAACACGGAGTAACGACCCGATCGCTGTGGTGAGAGGGAGTGGCCTGCGGGCTTCGTTTGGCTTCGCTGACACGTGCCAACTCCATGTTTACGTCTTACGgcttcatttcctcctctcaGGTGTTCGGCGACATGCTACGAGAGAACAAGACGTTGCAGAGTTTGAACCTGGAGACCAACTTTATCACCGGGGCGGGGGTGCAGGCTTTGGTGGATGCATTGCGAGACAACGACACCCTCACAGAGATCAAGATAGACAACCAGGTACCAGTTGCACttatgaagatattcatgaagtTTACTGAATTCCTGTGAAATGAAGGATTATGATACGGtgtcttttgtatttatttatgtttcatCAAGGGTCAGTGTAGCTGATCACAGGGAAAACTCTTTTGAATGAAGTGGTTTCACAGAGTCCAATGTAGTACAAATGCACAAACCACTTCCGGAAAAAAACACGGGTCAAGAGTTTCCACGAGTAGAGAAGAAGTTCTACTACTTCCCCGTGGTCAAGTCTCAGACATTAGAACTTTTCATTAGTAACATGCAGCTTGGTATTATAAACAACATGCATCGAAAACCAAATACACATAATATATAAGTTCTTCAAAACAGAACATAAAAGGTTTTGTGGGCTACTTTTGGTGCTTTATGGTCAGACTGGTTCAAAAGAAACATAAACGTAAAGTAAGTTCCTATTTTTAAGTCTCATTGCAGAATTCATCACAATAGTCCAACCTCCTCCATGAGTTTATTATTCAGTCTAACCTCTGACTAACTTTCATAGTGTTTAACCCAGAGTGAggttctgatgtgtgtgtgtttctttcagaGGCAGCAGCTGGGTACTACTGTAGAGATGGAGATTGCTAAAATGTTGGAAGAGAACAACAGCATCGTGAAGTTTGGCTACCATTTTACCCAACAAGGACCTCGCTCCAGAGCTGGGCAAGCTATCACCAAGAACAACGACCTGGGTACGatacgcacgcaaacacacacacatcgttccAGATTCGTTTAAACACGCAAAAACTGGGTGACTGGTTGCGATTAAATTACCTTTTACCTGGATGAATGAGTCATTCCATCGTCTCTGCGTTTTATCTGTTTCTACATCGTTGTGTTTTCCACAAGACGTCGGTCGTCAGTGAAGACCTTTGCTCTCTTTTAgttccccatcctgtcagagtCGAGGTAGCAAAGGTCTGATGCATGGGTGTGACTCCCAagtgtgccagtgcattgaagTGTTTGAATGAATTAACATTACGGAGATGGACACGGTGTGATCTCACAGCTTTGAGAGTGACCACATCCCACACCTGTTTTTCCGCACACTGCTGACGCACGCTGTTGAAATGGATCTAAAACCATGATCGCTTAGCTCATTAGGACTCACTTGGTACTTTCCTGACTAACTAACAGGCCCTCTGTAGGTTGTCCAGCATGTTTGCAGTTTTTTACTTAAAGCTATTGACTTCaggggaaaaataaaaacaaatcatgCCATTTTCgccatttttttaattctactTTTCCTCTTCAGTACGCAAGAGGCGAGTGGAAGCGGACCAGTAGGGACGGAGCCCACGCCGCCTCCCAGCCAATCCTCTCGTTTCATCTCACCACGTGGAATAATTTCAGTCGATGCCCTGGTCTCATCTCACTGTGTGGAAACTTAAGTCTTGTGCCAAACTGTGGGGCAAGGCGCGCTCAACCAGAACATACATCTGAGAAGAAGGGAAATAACTGGAATTGCCCTCCCCCATTTATATGTCCATGCTTATGTTTATTGTTATTGACGGTGTAAATCGGATTAGCTTTTAGTCATGTTTTTTTGGCGCCTTTATGTAATCTGTCcggacttttctctttttgttttccttttctattaAACTGTAATCGTGTGGAATAAACATGCACATTACCAAGTAACAACAACTGCTCAGTATAAACGATAACTAACATCGATTCAGCCGTGTACGCAGTGCTAGTGTGAGGCCTTCGCTCCCAGTGGAGTTCCTCTGTTCAACCAGCAGAATTGGACATTAGAACATTAGAGACGCAGTTGACTTCAGCACCAGGGAGTGACGTGAAGCAAAGTCCCACCAGTCTGTTAAAACCACAGCTCACTGGCAGAATGCAGGCAGTCATTAGGCGACATAAATAACCACGTGATCAGATCACCATTTATTGTTGTTGCCTTGTAAAGCCAGCTTGACTGGTGTATCTAACAgttacgtctgtgtgtgttggcctcTAATCAGTTACTGACTTTTAACACCGTACGCATCGGCACATACGGTTTTATATAATGAAACTTTTATTCTAACTTAAGGTCTTTTTCAAATTCCTGGGCCGGTTATTCTGATGGCTTTTGTCCCTTTAACAGGAAACCATAACTAGGTGTGTATATTTTGGATGAAGTAAAATTGGGACTATGCTTTTAAAGTAACCGGATATTAGCTGTAGAGCAGAGGAAGCCTGTTGTTAAATGTCCATACAACACGCAGGGTTTCTCTGCTGCTTGACCACGCCAAACACACGCTAGTGTGTAACCATGTGGTTATCGGTTCAGGTTCTGGCTTCGTCAGCTTCAGTCATTTCCTGGCAGTATTCACACCAACCGcaatcaacagcaatttttagATCACATTATGCCATTACATTTTGTCTTATTCCCGTTCTTCGGGGTCATTTGTTATAAAGTATGTTGTTCAGCAAGTAGACGTTTACTACTTGCAaagcttttctgtttttcttccccGAACAACTTGTAAaatgtttcccccccccgaTAGACAATCGGCTTAAATTTCTCCTTTCTCTGCCTCTGTCCACTCATTCCCTCACAGCAGCATCTCAGCAGGAGCCTGTCGTTCAATATGTAACCGATGACAACATGCTATGCGTGCCTCTAACCGAACCTCCTGAGATACACTGCGCTGCTTGCGATGGCTTTAACAGGACTAATTCAGGATTACTTGAAACTTGTATATACACACGGTTTTATGTGTAATAGGAACAATATGCTGGCATGATCATCACCTGTGAACATCGTGTTTCTATCGACCAAAAACGTTATTTCATATTAACAGGATCACATCCCGTGGACAAGAGTTATACTGCTGAGttcaatatgtgttttttttttttatatacatctGTGTACTCGGTGCATGGTCATATCTGCTAGTATTTCGTCTTGTTTTCACATTACTGCTTTGCCGGTGGACAGTCAGCTAAAGTGTAAAAGTGCTTCTTTGCCTGGGCTCAACACAAGTATTCTTTGATTCATAATATGTATATTGATTATAAAATGTCATCTCAAAgtgaacacacagagacaaacacatttttttccacCTTAAATAAAAACCCAGGTCTAGACTCAACATAAGGAATTTGTGCTGTTATAAAACCACAGGACTGGTAAAACGCACTGGTGAATATAAGATATGCtcaacaataaatgtttttacatgCTCTATGTGCCCTTTTTGCATTTCTtgactcatatatatataattatatatatataatatatatatatatatattatatatataatcttgTTTAAAGTGGTACAAATGTCTTATGACCTATAGTTAAGATAAATTattatgttaaaaaataaatattgccaCACAGTCCATCTTTGGAAAATGTCCATGGATTTCATGGCGTCTActcagttgtcatggagatgctTAGTTCTTGTGTGgactccattcattcattcatcaaggCCTCTGAATGTTACTAAAAAATCTGCCGTTCTTTCTAGTAGTGTAACCACTGCACATTCAGAAGGCTCTCTCTTAGTTTGGGAGGGACTCTTGGTGGTGTGGGGCTGCACCCTTTAATCAGATCCAGTTTTTCCGATTgtttgcacatacctcagagaTGATGTCATGCGTATGACTCCATCCCTCTCCGGGTTTCCTGTGCCTGTGAGCTGCTGTGAGGGAGAAACGCTGAGCCGTGGCCGGAGGGAACGACTCCAGTGTTTCCACTCTGTGCatagaggaggacgaggaacaGCAGGTTTATGTCGGG harbors:
- the tmod2 gene encoding tropomodulin-2 isoform X3; protein product: MALSFKKDLEKYKDLDEDEILNKLSAEELKQLETALEEMDPENALLPAGLRQKDQTGKQATGSFNRESLLKYLEKEAMEYKDREDILPFTGERKGKAFVPKQKPIETRQEEITTLDPELEEALSSATDTELCDLAAILGVHTLVTSSQSYDASKDGYNNVIKGEKMTPVFDEPPNPTNVEETLQRIKNNDSSLTEVNLNNIKNIPIPTLKDFAKALEKNTHVKKFSLAATRSNDPIAVVFGDMLRENKTLQSLNLETNFITGAGVQALVDALRDNDTLTEIKIDNQRQQLGTTVEMEIAKMLEENNSIVKFGYHFTQQGPRSRAGQAITKNNDLVRKRRVEADQ
- the tmod2 gene encoding tropomodulin-2 isoform X1, which encodes MALSFKKDLEKYKDLDEDEILNKLSAEELKQLETALEEMDPENALLPAGLRQKDQTGKQATGSFNRESLLKYLEKEAMEYKDREDILPFTGERKGKAFVPKQKPIETRQEEITTLDPELEEALSSATDTELCDLAAILGVHTLVTSSQSYDASKDGYNNVIKGEKMTPVFDEPPNPTNVEETLQRIKNNDSSLTEVNLNNIKNIPIPTLKDFAKALEKNTHVKKFSLAATRSNDPIAVVFGDMLRENKTLQSLNLETNFITGAGVQALVDALRDNDTLTEIKIDNQRQQLGTTVEMEIAKMLEENNSIVKFGYHFTQQGPRSRAGQAITKNNDLVPHPVRVEVAKYARGEWKRTSRDGAHAASQPILSFHLTTWNNFSRCPGLISLCGNLSLVPNCGARRAQPEHTSEKKGNNWNCPPPFICPCLCLLLLTV
- the tmod2 gene encoding tropomodulin-2 isoform X2 → MALSFKKDLEKYKDLDEDEILNKLSAEELKQLETALEEMDPENALLPAGLRQKDQTGKQATGSFNRESLLKYLEKEAMEYKDREDILPFTGERKGKAFVPKQKPIETRQEEITTLDPELEEALSSATDTELCDLAAILGVHTLVTSSQSYDASKDGYNNVIKGEKMTPVFDEPPNPTNVEETLQRIKNNDSSLTEVNLNNIKNIPIPTLKDFAKALEKNTHVKKFSLAATRSNDPIAVVFGDMLRENKTLQSLNLETNFITGAGVQALVDALRDNDTLTEIKIDNQRQQLGTTVEMEIAKMLEENNSIVKFGYHFTQQGPRSRAGQAITKNNDLVPHPVRVEVAKV